ACAGGGGGTGAGGTAGTTGAAGATGAACAAGAAGAATTTGAAACCAACATTGAACCCTCCGACTCCGACATCCTTTTAGACGACAACGGTTTCCCATCGTTTCAACTCGACCCAGAACCACATGTCTACCAGAATAATAATGCCTCCTCCTCAATTAGGAACCAACAAGaatcagaatcagaatcagaatcagACAGTTTCGCTTCTGATTTCTATCGCAGTGGAACCGATTGGTCTTGCTTATTGCTGCAACaccatgatgatgatgatggtgatgttGATACTATTACTGGGAATAGCAATCAAATAAATGGGCACAATGGAAAAACCCAATCCGAGAGAAAGATGAAACAAGCCAATTTGTTCCAGATGTGGGGACTGAAAAAGCCACATCTTTCTCAGCCCCcattgaagaagatgaagattggAAATGAAGGAACCCATTTCACAAAGAAGACCAACGTTTCTGCAAATCCTAATAGTCGCCCTCGTCTTTGTCCCTTCTATAAAAAAATCCCAGGTCTGATTTGCTTTTATTCATTTCTATTTTCTCAGGATTTCTGGAGAATTATGTgtatttttaatatatcaatCATTATTCTTTGTTTCGATCAGTGTTAGCTTAATCTTTATACCTTGCTTCTACTGTAGTGTATATCATTATAATGTTGACGACTTTACCCTGTAAAACCATGTGGGATATGTGATAAAGCTTCAGTACAGTTGCTTAGGTACTCTATCTTATGTTTTGTTCCCTAATTGAGTTTAATTGTAGTTGAAAAAGATGACATTGTCTTTATACATGTGAAACTACACCTAAGTTTTGACCAACcatatggaaaattattagctACTTCAGAGTATATTGATGCCGTACTCTTTCCTCTTACATGAATGGTGGATCTCATTGTGAATGTTATTAGTGAGACCCAACGTTAGGTGATAGGAAGGAGTATAACATTGCTATACTCTGGGAGTGCTTAATAATTACTCGAACTATATATACTCTGAGGGAGATGGTTTTTTGGTTCTTCCATCATTCATTTATAGCAGACGCGTCTACATTTATGCCTTTTAAGTACAAGATGTTAGCAACTTACACACATTGAATGGATTGCTGAACCTTGATCACACTTTGcattattgttttcaatttgatCTATAATCAGCTCACTTTAATCATACAGGAACACCATTCACTGTGGATGCATTCCGCTATGGTCATATTGAAGGATGCTCTGCATATTTTCTAACCCACTTTCATTCTGATCATTATGGTGGCCTCAGCAAGGGATGGTCCCATGGCCCCATCTATTGCACCCCTATCACTGCTCGCCTACTTGCAATGTGTCTCTCCGTAAATCCATTGTAAGGACTaagtttgtttctttgcttgtgAATAACATTCCAATGTCTGCTTCCATCAATTATATTGCCTTctctttataattaaaatatgatccaaaaatgcatatataattCCTCATGTATGGTTTTCTGTGCAGATTTATCTGTCCTTTGGAGTTAAATACTGAACATGTAATCAAAGGAGTTAGAGTAGTGTTACTAGAAGCTAATCACTGCCCAGGTGCAGCTTTAATTCACTTTCGTCTCCCAAATGGCCAATGCTATTTGCATACTGGAGACTTCAGAGCTTGTAAACTGATGCAAACTTACCCCCTTCTGCTAAATGAACGAGTAAATGTGCTGTTCCTGGACACAACATATTGTAACCCAAAGTACAAGTAAGAATCTTCTCTCTTCGAACTCTTTTAGAGATTTCCCCTATTAGATCTTGCGCCTAGTTCTTTCATTTgttattactttattttaaatagttttaGACAACATCTGTTGATTCAGGTTCCCTTCCAAAGAAGATGTTTTAAGTTATGTTGTCAGAACTACCCAGAACTGTCTCAAAAGGCAACTGAAAACTCTTGTAGTTGTTGGTGCGTATAGCATTGGAAAAGAAAGTGTTTATCTAGCCATTTCTAAGGCATTAGGGGTATGTTCCTCACTTGTATTCCTATATGACTCCTGCTTCTATTTTCCTaccaattatatttattttgtgtcaTCTGTCTTCATTGAAGAAGTGCTCCTTAGGATTCCaagctattttattttatttttattttttataattcgatagttggggGAGGGGGAATTTGAACCCTAGACATCTTCATTGGAAACACCAGGTggtgccaattgagctataaGGCTCTTGGCAGGATTCCTAGTTAATAACATGCAATTTATGCGATGTGCACTGAAAGGTGACC
This DNA window, taken from Quercus robur chromosome 2, dhQueRobu3.1, whole genome shotgun sequence, encodes the following:
- the LOC126714468 gene encoding DNA cross-link repair protein SNM1, which gives rise to MISVAITGGEVVEDEQEEFETNIEPSDSDILLDDNGFPSFQLDPEPHVYQNNNASSSIRNQQESESESESDSFASDFYRSGTDWSCLLLQHHDDDDGDVDTITGNSNQINGHNGKTQSERKMKQANLFQMWGLKKPHLSQPPLKKMKIGNEGTHFTKKTNVSANPNSRPRLCPFYKKIPGTPFTVDAFRYGHIEGCSAYFLTHFHSDHYGGLSKGWSHGPIYCTPITARLLAMCLSVNPLFICPLELNTEHVIKGVRVVLLEANHCPGAALIHFRLPNGQCYLHTGDFRACKLMQTYPLLLNERVNVLFLDTTYCNPKYKFPSKEDVLSYVVRTTQNCLKRQLKTLVVVGAYSIGKESVYLAISKALGVKIYANASRRRVLHSFGWPELSGILCSHGKDTLLHVLPISSLRFETLKDYLKTYKDQYAAVLAFRPTGWTYSETLGNQLDLIKPSSKGNVTIFGVPYSEHSSFTELREFVQLLRPDKIIPTVNVGNATNRDKMHSCFREWLKG